One Glycine max cultivar Williams 82 chromosome 1, Glycine_max_v4.0, whole genome shotgun sequence genomic window, TTCGTCTAAAGAATATAAGCAACAAGTGATAAGatatgtaataaatataataaaaaaatattttaaaatatcaaatattttatttatatgtcattatataattataagttatgtaataattttctaaatatataaaaaataaaaatacaaacaagagtgatattaaattatgaatataaatatatacatatctATAAGTTGGGTTTGGATTGAATCAGAtgggttttaaaaattaaatccaaaatccaataaaaaaaattcatttttcaaattatttatttatttgagtttttggatttttttattgattttttcagTTCTCGTTAGATTATATCGATTCATAAATATTCCTATTTTCGTTTACGAGGGACTGAGGGACTCAAGTTACTGCAGGACACCCTATGAAACTATTTTAGTGCTTAACGCAGGAGTCAGCACTAACTAACCTATTCTCTTAGGCAATTTCTCAAAGTAGCTAAACCATTGAAAAATACTAATTCTTGGTTGTTTCTCACTTactttttgtttggataaaagagaagaaataggaaagaagaagaagaagaagagagagatgAAATATAAAACATGTTATTTAAACGGACAATTATTagtaaacataaaaaagaatggCTTCACATATTTGAATCAGTAGAAAGAAGTGTCTCACGCACATTCTAAAGATAGATTACGATCCCCATCATAGACATTCCATTTGTATTCTAAAACATCCAATTAATGTCGTCTTCAATTACCCAGTAACACAATAACACTCTCAAACTGAGTGTGACTTAAATTAAGCAACATCCCTTAACCAAAACATCATCTGACATCGGCAGCACGTCGACTAGGGACAATTATTTTGGACTAAAACCACATCATATCCCGATATCTGCAAAGATCACAACATAAATCATCTTACATTTATTATCCTGATGAGGTCTTTGGAAAATACGAGTTatgattttatctttatataaagCCTTCCTACTTTCATTATCTCATTAAtggtaattttttcttaaaaaataattaaaataagtaataagATTACAATAGTTACGAATATTGGAAGTTTTTATTTGATCATCATTCttggtttaaaattataaaagcaattgctaatatattttttaaaaaacatataaaataaaaaaacaataaagtgAAAAACTATCAGAGGTTTAGTCTAATGGAAACAATTAGTCCCTACAAAATAGTGAATTATGGTTTAAATTCTCACTGAAAGTACTCATATTTAGTGTTTAATTTATGCTTTGAGTATATACTTCTAATAAAAATTGAGGGAACAATTTTGTAGATTTATGCACACAAACCTCCAAGGTTTCAGACTTCTAGTAGACATAACTCCACAAACATGCAGTACCATCAACACCAAAACTAGCGACATTGTATGcatcatctattttatcttTCGACAAACAAACAGCTAATTTGCTTACATTTTCAATACAAAAATGCACTACAGACTCATTATTACATTACATCAATTAAATATAGCCCCGCTGATTCAATAAGCTACTTTTCATCTAAAACATTCAAAAATCACATTATACTATTTGCTTTTTACAAATGCACCGGACTATGCGGACCCAAATGAGTATCGTTAATAATTAGATTCCTTTGAACCGTAATCCACATCAGCAGGAAAGCTCCTTCAATAATTATAGTTTTGATAAGACCTGGCTACCATCAAGGATTGCAATGCAAGCTTTGgcaccaaaaaacaaaattacgATGGCTCAACCTCAACCTTAACTACCGCATACATTCCTATAACTCAGGCGCAGTTTCCTTTGCTAGTGAAAACCACTAGTGATTTGGTTAGTGCTGATCAGACTTTGAGTGACTTTTTTATGTCGTGCCATTTTCAATTAAATGtctaaaaattttaagataattaaacaacttttttatttttaaaaagctaaaacacaaaaagaaatgAGTACTTTTCTTGTAAATTGACaataatggttttttttataaaaaaaaaaataagtgtcttacaaaagaaaattatccAAACATAACACTAATATGGCATGGACAATTGGCCACGAGGCTGTTGGCCTCAATTTCCGTTGAAAAGCCTAAACTGAAATATGGCAAGAGTTTGATCACAGAAAAAAATGCTCGGGGTAAAATCAAACATTTCACTTATTACATTAGGACAATAGGAGAAGACCAAGGATAATGTCATAATCAACGAATCATAATTATGTATCATGGGGTGGAGGATGACATCGTGATTTGTGATATTACCAACTACTCTTGAAGAGTTTAGACCATGAAACTATAGCTTAAGACTGGATTTAGCATgaatatgtaattaaattattctgATCGAGAGTAacataccaataaaaaaaaaagaagaggaacaTCACAAGCCACAGAAAGCTACCGGAGGCTTAAAAAGTTTAACCTTCATTTCCACGGAGCATAAAGTGGATTGTCTTTTAGTAATGAGAATGCTTCAACATTACTACTCTTGATTGACAGTACTTCTTAACGAATTGATTTCTAGGGCCACATTATCTCAAACAATAATTGATCTCTTTTATAtctataaaaattcattttcccCATCTTTGATTTCCACGGCTAAAAGctaaatatcatcaaagtactcAAATTAGCATGGCTGTCATGGTTGCATTCTTGAATTTGATCATCATCTTTTCAGTAGTCTCTACAACAGGCAAGTCACTGAGCTTAAACTACTATGCAAAAACATGCCCTAATGTGGAGTTCATTGTTGCCAAGGCAGTAAAGGATGCCACTGCTAGGGACAAAACTGTTCCAGCAGCAATTCTGCGAATGCACTTCCATGATTGTTTCGTTCGGGTAATGCTATTTTGACCCCTCCTCCCTCCTTTCCTCTTGACTGCTTCCGCCTCATTTGATGCATCATGAAATCAAAtcatattgttttcttttttcctataCTCTTGAAGGGGTGTGATGCCTCTGTGCTGCTAaattcaaaaggaaacaacaaagCAGAAAAAGACGGGCCACCAAATGTTTCTTTGCATGCATTCTATGTCATTGATGCAGCAAAGAAAGCACTAGAAGCTTCATGCCCTGGTGTGGTCTCTTGTGCTGACATCCTTGCTCTGGCAGCAAGGGACGCAGTTTTTCTGGTAAGAAAACTTTGAAAAGTACCAAATTTCTCATCATTCAGATCCTAAACTAAACAATCATTATGTCTTCGAGAATTGACAAATGCAGCTAAGGTGGCTTGTATTTGGAAGTCTTGACTAATTGTATAAATATATTCTGCAGTCAGGAGGACCTACATGGGATGTTCCTAAAGGAAGAAAGGATGGTAGAACATCTAAAGCCAGTGAAACCAGACAATTGCCAGCACCAACCTTCAACTTATCACAACTGCGGCAAAGTTTCTCTCAAAGAGGACTGTCAGGGGAAGACCTGGTAGCTCTGTCAGGTAAGCTATTCCTAAAGTCAAAACTGCCAAAACTTGaccatttttcatttattccaATTTATATCTGAATAGAGTTTAGAGTTTCTCCTTTGACTCATATGTAGGGGGGCACACTTTGGGTTTCTCTCACTGCTCATCTTTCAAGAACAGAATCCACAACTTCAATGCAACACATGATGTTGACCCTTCATTAAATCCATCATTTGCAGCAAAACTGATCTCAATTTGTCCACTAAAAAATCAGGCAAAAAATGCAGGCACCTCTATGGACCCTTCAACAACAACTTTTGATAATACATATTACAGGTTGATCCTCCAACAGAAAGgcttgttttcttctgatcaaGTTTTGCTTGACAACCCAGACACTAAAAATCTGGTTACAAAGTTTGCCACCTCAAAAAAGGCTTTTTATGAGGCTTTTGCGAAGTCCATGATCAGAATGAGTAGCATCAATGGTGGACAGGAGGTTAGAAAGGACTGCAGAATGATCAATTAATAAGTCTTAAATCAATTCAAGTTAAATTGATGTTCCAAACAAGTTGGATCAAATTTCCTAGATGCCAAGAATATTATGTCTTTTTCCTCTATTaaagaaatatgtatatttatctGAAGTTAATAAAATCTCAAGCATGTCTTGGGAAATTAATTTAGAGCTCAGTtacaaaatatatcattttgataGTCTTGAGTAATGAGTCAGGAAAAGTCTCGATCAGATACATGCAGGTATCCCTGCGTAATCAAGCATGGGTCATGGAAAAAAGTAAGAGCTCAATCTTGTCAGATACATGCCTAACAAACCTAGCTTACCAAAGACTACAATAGCAGATAAGAAACCCTATATTTGTCatgatccccccccccccccccccccccccccagtaAGGCTAAATAATGAACATATGCAATGTAGCTTCACAGAAAACTAGTGATGCAGACTATATTTTAGGCGTACTCCATGTTTGAGCGTCCACTTTCCCCATTTTCATCCCAAAACTATTGTTGGTTGCTAAATGTAGTTTGAGATATAAGGATGAATAGTTGTGAAGAATGTAACTGTTTTCATCGCAAAAGAAAAATGTCTTAAACTATCAATTTGAACTAATTATATGGTTTCAGGCTCTAGCCACTTGACAGCACTGCAAATATCAACATGTAAACATTTGTTTTATACATGTATAAGAACACACCTAGAGATTCTTAAAGGTAAATTAAAAGTCCAAATATAACTCAAAAAcctattgaaaaatataatattagaaaattcCTCAACGGTTGGCATCTCAGTTCCCCATCCATAAATATTGCTGCTTGATACCATGTCTCAAGATTAAGCAACTGCAAAATAAAAAGGAACAGTATTTTTCTTCATCTAATGTATAGCAGAGAAGTGTGATATCTGTTTTAGGAGAAATTTCTGTAGCATTATCATGCCCAATTCGATTTCTTGATCATCTAGATATGAAATGGAAAATTTTCATGCAAAAAGAACATAGATAACAAATGGCTGCCTGATAATAAAAAAGGAACTACTGAACTCTATCACAATTTTGAGCTACCTCAAGCATTATCTTTTGAGATAAGACCTATCTCTGCCAATTGAATGTTACCACTTAGCAGTGATGCTTTGTCAGGTGGCAAGAAGGAAAACCCATCAAGAAGCTTCAGACACTTTAAGCCCCATTTTCCCATCAAAAACTCAATAAGGTGATGCCCACTGCAAACAATTAGATAGCTAAATTGAAATCATAGGGAAACAAATATCAGACGCAAGCTGTAGAGCTATGATTAAATTCCCTCACAAGTTTTGAGCATCATATAGAATGAAAAGTACCTTCGGTTATGGTATGAGGTTATAAAAGTTGACCCAGGAGAATTTCGGAGCAGGAAAGTCACAGTGGCAAAGAGGTTATCAAAGGCTAAATAATACATCAAAAACAATACTTTAGTCCAATAGACAGAGGCAGGTGACAGATAACTAACAGCCCATTTTTTCTCACCTTTTGAATCGTACAGCACATCAGCCCCTAGAATAATTGTTGGCTGTAAACTGAATATGGATGAATCCCAAACTCCCCATGTCAATCCCAACACCTACAAATAGAAGTCCAACATTCAAACAACAGAAACAATATGATAAAATTTCAACATCATGAACACACACAAACAAGCATAGATTGGCAAACTTTTGCTTATTCACCACATGCCCAGCGTTATCACTTATCGATGACGGAAGGCCAAAATTCCGTCATATAAACACATCATTGTAGCCTATGGTGCCGCCATAGCAGGCCTCCCTTCACAGATTGCCCATGGCAGTTAGCAAAAAATCCACCACACCATTCCACCATGGCGGTCAAGGTGCCACCATTTAACAACAATGTCCATGCCACAGACATAGTACTGTCACTATATTCtactaaaaaattaacacatTATTCAACCATGCACATTTTCGCCACGGGCTTTGTTATCAGGAATATGTTGAAACAATCACTATAATAATAGCCTACATTGCACTCAAGTTTGTTCAAGTCACAAACCCTTCTCATGTTGTCAAGCACCTGCAGGCCCAAAACAAAAAGCAATCAGCTGatagatttattaattttcaggATCCAACCAGTAGTTTAATCACAAACTTATACTAACAATGAATCATATAAGAATACTGTTAATAGAAACCAATGAGTCATATTGACAACCAGTATTTTATCCGTAAAATCACATGTATGTTCTCTCTCCAAGTATTCATCGCAACGCAGCTGCATACCCAAGGCAGGACTCAAACTCAAGATTActgattaaataaaaacaatcatGTACCAATTGATCCACATGCTTGGTGGttcacaatatttttatttgaaagctctataagaatatataaaaaataataataaatcgaTAATTATTGGGTGATAATAGTGTAATACCTCTAATCTGGTGGAGTCATCAGTAAGAGTGACACGGGCACCGAGTTTTGCTGCAACCAAGCCAGGCAGGGAAGTTCCAGCACCTAGCTGCATGaatttaataataagaaaaaatggaGAATAAAGAGCACACAAAATAAGACACGAATTTGAAATGAGTGGGTACCTCAACAACGGTGGCTCCTGAAAATCGATGCTTGTGTTGCCAAATGTACTCGGCGAGAACTACGCTGCAGGGCCACACGAATAGGCCATAGTCTTCCTTCATGTTCTGCGAGAAGAAGAGTAATTGTTAGTTGGTTGGGAAATTCATGGGGAGTGTAGTGGGGTTGGGAAGTGAAGAA contains:
- the LOC547873 gene encoding peroxidase 64; translated protein: MAVMVAFLNLIIIFSVVSTTGKSLSLNYYAKTCPNVEFIVAKAVKDATARDKTVPAAILRMHFHDCFVRGCDASVLLNSKGNNKAEKDGPPNVSLHAFYVIDAAKKALEASCPGVVSCADILALAARDAVFLSGGPTWDVPKGRKDGRTSKASETRQLPAPTFNLSQLRQSFSQRGLSGEDLVALSGGHTLGFSHCSSFKNRIHNFNATHDVDPSLNPSFAAKLISICPLKNQAKNAGTSMDPSTTTFDNTYYRLILQQKGLFSSDQVLLDNPDTKNLVTKFATSKKAFYEAFAKSMIRMSSINGGQEVRKDCRMIN
- the LOC100802849 gene encoding methyltransferase-like protein 23 isoform X2, coding for MRAMEDWNDEQCDDTLTMTTVSQHFFGDDSETPSFSISIIENMKEDYGLFVWPCSVVLAEYIWQHKHRFSGATVVELGAGTSLPGLVAAKLGARVTLTDDSTRLEVLDNMRRVLGLTWGVWDSSIFSLQPTIILGADVLYDSKAFDNLFATVTFLLRNSPGSTFITSYHNRSGHHLIEFLMGKWGLKCLKLLDGFSFLPPDKASLLSGNIQLAEIGLISKDNA
- the LOC100802849 gene encoding methyltransferase-like protein 23 isoform X3 is translated as MRAMEDWNDEQCDDTLTMTTVSQHFFGDDSETPSFSISIIENMKEDYGLFVWPCSVVLAEYIWQHKHRFSGATVVELGAGTSLPGLVAAKLGARVTLTDDSTRLEVLGLTWGVWDSSIFSLQPTIILGADVLYDSKAFDNLFATVTFLLRNSPGSTFITSYHNRSGHHLIEFLMGKWGLKCLKLLDGFSFLPPDKASLLSGNIQLAEIGLISKDNA
- the LOC100802849 gene encoding methyltransferase-like protein 23 isoform X1, translated to MRAMEDWNDEQCDDTLTMTTVSQHFFGDDSETPSFSISIIENMKEDYGLFVWPCSVVLAEYIWQHKHRFSGATVVELGAGTSLPGLVAAKLGARVTLTDDSTRLEVLDNMRRVCDLNKLECNVLGLTWGVWDSSIFSLQPTIILGADVLYDSKAFDNLFATVTFLLRNSPGSTFITSYHNRSGHHLIEFLMGKWGLKCLKLLDGFSFLPPDKASLLSGNIQLAEIGLISKDNA